From the genome of Halichoerus grypus chromosome X, mHalGry1.hap1.1, whole genome shotgun sequence:
CACAGGCgagggacacagagaagagagcATAGGGTCTCTGGTCCCCCCAAAGGAACAGAGCTGCTGCCTCCTCCAAACAGGCACCGTCAGGCATAGTTCAGAGTCCCACGGGGTGACACAGTGTACAACTGACCTTATGTTGGTTGATTTATCAGGGAAGGTGGTGCACAGGGGGCTTCTATCGGCACTCATCTCTTCTGGCTGCAGACTTTTGCCCTCGTCCGACTCCCCTGCAGACTTCACCTATAATTATGGGGAGGAAACACgtggagcagagagagatggCCAGGATGACCCTGCAGCCCCGGTCCTTCCCTTCTCCAACAAATCCACTCCCCTGACTCTTGTCACCATCCCGTGAGCACTCCCAACTTCCTTTCAAAGCAGGATCTGGGTACCACACCTCACCTCACTGTTGGAGAGGGTCAAGCTCTCGATGCTGGCGGCATTCCGCAGAGTGTTGGACAAGCCATCCAGCTGGCAGGGGGTCTTGGTGCTCGGGCTCGAGGGCAAAAGCTATGATGAAGAAAAAGTTAGAGTGAGGACCGCAACAGGGGATATCTGAGACCAATCTGCCTCTTCTACCTAATCTCTCCCACCTTCAGCATCAGTCTCAGCACTGGGACTGAGTCCTCACCTCGGGCATGCTCTTTTCATGGGTCTGCAGGGAGGCAGCCATGCTGTTCCTAGGATTTGGTACCATTTCAATATCATGGGTGATCAAGTCTCCGAGAAGCCGAGAGGAGGGAATCGGAAGGCTGCGAGAGGCCCGGCTGGCAGAGCCCCAGCACCAACCCCTCCCCACGTTACCATCCCTAAGTCTCCTTCCCAGACAGgcccctctgccctcagctgCCCCAGAATTACTGCTGTAGGCATACCAGGGGCAAAGAGGACCCTCTGGATGTTAAGAGATTGCTGGGAGACTACATATCATTTGTTCATGGTCAGCAGCAGAGTTAGAGATGGGGTCAGTGGCTCTGAGTTTGAGGTGGAGATGGGGGGGCAATAGGTGTGGGAAGGAAATGTGGGCCTGGATGCGGATGCACAGCTACTCTTGAGTCTGCATTACCTTTGTCTGCTCCACCTTTTCTGACTTCAGCTCTTTGTGCACAGAGTGGGGTGCATCAGAGGGGTAGATAAAGATAGAGATCTgtagggaacacaagaggggctGGGTCAAGTACCAGGAAATCTGACACAAGACCTTGCCCCTGTCCTGCCCTCTTGCCCCTAACTGGCCCCAGTCACTTCCTTGACACACACCCTTTCATTAGCCTCATCCCAGATCTTGCCGTTGACACTCTTCAATGCAAAGGCAACGTTGGCATTCTCAACAAAGAACTGGGCCTGCATTCTCTCATAGTGAAACTATAGGGAGAatagcaagagaaagagaatatgagaCCCGAGCCACTGCTCATCTGCCCTGTTTCTTCTCATCTGCTTTGCTGTTTTCTCTTACCTCCACTGGGGTGAAGGGGACACTGCATTGTCCCTGAATCAGATCCAGTAGCCACTTCTTATCATATTTGATGCCGAATGGAATCTAGGAGCCAGAGATGGGGGAAGAGATTGACACAATGGATTCCAAGGTTAAGATAAGACCCAACCATGTCTTCCTTTCAtaccttttttttggggggggggctttaaaataatttcttatgatAGGACATTATCCATTATTGCAAACTCTTGTGCCAGACATGGATTTACTAAATAACTTTTCCTTCAATTCAAacactttttttcaaataatcgACTTAAGATGTTTAACACgtacttccttttttaaagttccaaGTGATACTAGCTCAGGGCAGGATGCCTTAGCCTGCTTCTCCAACAGGGACCCCAGAGACACAACCTCCTCCCACACTCAGCTAGAGCTAAACTGAGCCTTCCAGTGTGGAGTTGCTCCATCTCCTTGGCTGTAGTTTCCTCTGCTCTTAGACAACTTACCTGATTCTCCCTGTAGTCAGTCTGTTCCCTTTATATTGCTCCTCTGAGTCTGCCCTTACTTGATCTAGGATGTTAACTAGGATGTTAACATATGTAATGCTACAAATGTAATGATGCTAGTAATAAAAAGACCGATTACCCACTCCTCTGCCCCCAGAAAAGTACGTAGCGTCTCTACATGAGTCCAACACAATTCCCTCTGTTCACCTTCTTCTACTTATTAGGTCCATTTTGCAGGGGCACTCACAATGATCTTGAACCATTTCCCCACGGTCTCATCCTGCCTCTCCCGCTGCATTCTTCTCTCTGGAGGCTTTTGCTCTCCCTCCATGTTAGCTTGGGTTTGGTCTTGTTTCTGAAAATTGCCTCTCCGATGACACGGTGAAACGGCATAGGGAGCACTGTGGGGAAGTGGAGAGAAGGAAGTAGTCCACACGTGCTCAGAAAGTCTTCCATTACACGTTTGCCCACTGATACCAGGGTACAATAAAGTTTGCTCAACCATTAACCTGATTCTATCATTCTTCACTCTTCCAGGTTGGAGAAGAGAATGACACATTCAGCTACAGGGCTATGTATTCCACTGGCTGGTACATTTCAGCTATGCTGACTGGTCACTTACTATCTCACTTGGGTGCTCATGTGAGCGCCATTTGTTGCCGGATCTCCATCTTGTTGCTGGTGGGATGAAGGTTGAATGCCAGAACTGACTTGTTCAGACCAGTTGCTATATCTCCTTCGGTAAATACCCCAGCATCTTGTTCTTCTTTGTAAGAGCTTACCTACATCATTATGCCCTGAAATTGAGAACAACGCGTCAGTGGTCCCAACACCACAAACGGTTCTGGGGAAATATCATGGCTAATGAAGAAATATCACTGACTTTATCATCTAAAATGAAATAGAGCACAGTGCCAAAAAGGTTGAAAAACTTCACTGTGGTTGCATTTCCTGGGAGATGAGAGGTGGGGAGCACGTGCAGCCAAGAAGAAAACGAGCACAGAGGAAAGGGTTTGGGCCTAGGGTTTAATCTGTGACGTTAGCCCTTGCTCTGCCCTTTTCAGGCTGGGTGACCTGGGACAAGTTGCCTGTCATCTCTAACTCAcagttccctcctctgccctAGGGGGATAACAAAATCCACCCTGAAAGTTTGGTGTTATGGTTCAAGGGTCAAAGGTGAGTTCCCGCCTGAAGAAAGAATTAGAGAAGCGAAAGTTAGGTCTGATGACAATATCCAGAAAAGCCTGGAGAGACATAATATGGAGAATacgaaaagagagagggagagaattaagGGAGATGTAGTGAGCATATCTAACACATGCTCCATTTGAGTCCCGGAATGAAGGAGAGGGAAACGTGGAGAAGTGGCATTTGAAGCGATCTTGCTTGAGAACTTTCCCAAAGTAACAGGATAATCAAGTCAGTATAACAATACTAATAGGAGACAAAGTATGCTTTAAGGAAAAACATTCCTAAAGAAAAGATGTACATTTCACAGTGATGTTAATGTAGCAAAACTGGGGAAATTTGTGACCAGAAGACTcaaactaaaagaaatattaaaggttcttcttcaggcagaagaaacacgATCCCAGATGGAGGCACAAAGATGCAGGAAAGAAAGACTAACGGCATTTGTGAATATGTAGGCCAGTCTAAATGAGTATTGACTATATAGCACCAGGATGCTAATGTCTTCTAGGGGTTTAAATATACATAGAATTAAAATTCATGGCAATACATTGGGAGGGTGTGAGTGGAATCAAAGTGTTCCAAAGTTCCTTCTCTGTCTGAAGagctttaaagaagtaatttacATAAGACcatgaaaaggcaaaaaaaaaagtacattataGTCTTAAGGGTAAACGCTACAAGAATGGCTAAAGAATGTTTAACTGTCCAGCCAAATGAGGTAACAAtctaatactaaaaaaatatatatatattaggggcgcctgggtgacttagtcggttaagtgtccaaacttttttttaagattttatatatctatttatttgagggagagagagagagagagagagagacacggaggaggggggaagggaggggcagagtgggagacagagggagagggagataatctcaagcagactccacgctgagcaaagagcccaactcggggctctatctcacaatcCCGAagtcatgaccccgagatcacgacctgagccgaaatcaagagttgccacttaactgactgagccacccaggcaccccaaggatctgactcttgttttcggctcaggtcatgttctcaggtgTGTGAGATCaagccattctctctctctctctcccactccctctccccctgcccctccccacccctctctccctctaaaagaaaatattaaatcatttcaaggaaaggagaggaaaagggccTTACAACAGGCAGAAATAAATGTGCAGTTAATATGGTATACAGAAACCAAGTTATATctatatttacattaaaagttTCAGACTGGCTATTCCACATAGAAAGACAGATATTATGAGACTGGAAAGAAAACATTCCATCAAATGCTGCTTAAAGGAGAAACATGCAAAATTTAATgatttagaaaatttgaaaataaattaaaacttggCAAAATGTGTACCATTTACACACTAACCGACTGAAAGCTGGTATACCCATATTACTAAAGGGAAAGGtattctttcaagaaaaaaataacattactAGAGAAAAGGAGATTTCGTTGTGATAAAAGGTTCAATGCAAAAAGAAGCCATTAATACAAAATTCTAAATTGGTGTGCATGTCTTAACACAGAGCCAAAATGTGCAAAGCGAACAATGACAGtaaaaggagaaatggataaattcacgATTACAATGTGGCAACACACCTCCTTGAGTGACACATAAAATGGCAGACATAAATTCCACTAGGTggagattttaaaatgagaattaagtAAATTAACAAATTTACTTAATTGGCATGGAACAGTGCACATAAACACTACACGTGGAACATTCCAGAATCGGTCATATGCTGGGCTATAAGGCAAACCTCAAGAATCGTCCCTGGGGGTAATACAATCTACCCTAAATAGTTGATGTCAGAGTCAAGGGTAATGGTGggttctctgcccctcccccacctctagtAGGCATCCAAAGAATGTTAATCTaaaccaacccccctcccctttgcCTCACACCCCCGTCAACCTAGgagaccctccccactctccaaaGGCTGGACCTGTGAGGACCACATAAGTCAGGTCTATCCCCTCAACCAGTGAAAAGAAATTCACCTCAGCCATGACCACTTCCATAGGAGAGGAGGTTTTCCATGTGGAACCAGGATGGGAATGTCAGGGCTCACTTGGCCCATTTCCTCAAGAGAGTGGAGAATAGTCAGCCTGGgccctctccacccctcctctAAACGGGGGTTGGCTGGGTGTccggtggggtggggtgggggaagggacccAGAACCCCTCACACCCTCTGGGGATCTGAGACCAAGGCCTCATGCTGACCAACTCACGCATGGTGTGGACCGAAGGCAGTGGCCCGTCACCAGTGTCCTCGCAGGTTGCTTGTGAAGAGAATCCGTGAGGTCTGGAGCTGGAGGTTTGGAGATGATCAGGGACAGCTGCTGAGGAAGGTGAGAGCAGGCCACAAACCACTTTGTCAGCGTCACACAAACAAGACGGAATCCTTACAGGAAATCCCTTCCTCAAAGGCATGGAGAAGAGAGCCTTGGCTGCCTCCAGAGGAGGCTTTACTTCATATAATTCCTGTCCCCTGAATTTGTTACCAGCCTACCAGGGAATTGTTTCCAACTGAATCAGCCCTGCAGACAAGGCCAATTAGAATCACGAGGGGTGGGACCCAGGTACTTGCAGCCACAAACACAAGGAACTCTGTATGCCAGGCTCTGTATCCACTGCAATACATCTTGTTCCCTCATTCTGCAAACCCAGAGAACTCTGAGTGCCAGCTATAGGCCAGGCTTTGGATTTGCTACATTGCATCTGCTCTGTCCTGGATTCCTCACAAGGGGGCTCTGATATCACAGTCACCAGCTTTGCAAGTTTGCTGCAGCTTAACGAGGTGCTGGAGCTTGTTTGGAGTCATTCAGATGATACCTGGAGAAACAGAGACTGCAACTGAGTTCCATGGAATGGCGGTGACATGTCCATGCATATGTAGCCTAACTAAATTCTTGCTGCAATATgtcggattttttttttcttaagttagagcaaaataaaagaatgttctGAAAATAATCACACGGCTGCCATTATCTCCAACTCATTCCAGAGAGataatagcaaacaaacaaaccctcccccaccaaaaaaacaaaaacaaaaataaaacataaacaacacacacaaacacacacacagacacacacagacacacacacacacacacacacacacacacgcacacacacacacacagcagaccTGGAAACTAAAAAGGAAATAGCAAACAGAGTTTGGTGGGTCACTGTAATGAGAGTAGAATGAAACAAATCATGCCTTTTCCTTTACCAAAAAACGTAGTCAGTATAGGTAGATGCCCCTTAGTGGTCAGAGACAGAACTGTAGCTCTGAAAGCTTCAGACCAGAGGGCTTTGCAAggcagaaagaaggagggaggcgCCTGGGCTCCAGTGCATTAGCCAGAACTTTCTGGAATTTTCCACTACTTTCTGGAATTTTCTACTCTTTGGCCACAATCCCTTCCTGGATCTCCATGCCCCGAGAGAGAAAATTCAGTCCCTGAGAGAGGTGAAGAAAACTCTGCACATGAGAGTGTGAACATTTGGGGGTAAGGGAAGTGTaagacagaaacacacacacacacacacacacacacacagataaactGTCAAGTCGAAAGCTGAAGTTTATATTTGCTAATTAAACAGTATCGTGTGAACATTTTCATAACATGGTAAGTATAGGTGAACTTTTCTTGTGAATTGGCTATTAGATGTTTTCAAGTGTTTCTCTCAACAAATTTGCCTAATCGCAAAATGCTAAACATTAAAAACGTATacttagaa
Proteins encoded in this window:
- the LOC144380382 gene encoding LOW QUALITY PROTEIN: nuclear RNA export factor 3-like (The sequence of the model RefSeq protein was modified relative to this genomic sequence to represent the inferred CDS: substituted 2 bases at 2 genomic stop codons), giving the protein MRHNDVGKLLQRRTRCWGIYRRRYSNWSEQVSSGIQPSSHQQQDGDPATNGAHMSTQVRYAPYAVSPCHRRGNFQKQDQTQANMEGEQKPPERRMQRERQDETVGKWFKIIIPFGIKYDKKWLLDLIQGQCSVPFTPVEFHYERMQAQFFVENANVAFALKSVNGKIWDEANERISIFIYPSDAPHSVHKELKSEKVEQTKVMQTQEXLCILSQQSLNIQRVLFAPDLITHDIEMVPNPRNSMAASLQTHEKSMPEVKSAGESDEGKSLQPEEMSADRSPLCTTFPDKSTNISSILELFPKLLSLDSQESPSPTSIGIAAHKRLPTCKGSFFGSDALKSLVLQFLQQYYLIYDSGDRQGLFGAYHNEACFSLAIPFNPEESTPSSLCEYFKESRNMKKLKDPSLRVQLLKHTKCDIMRSLCVLPKTQHDLNSFMVDVWFQTETMLCFSVNGVFKEVEGTSQDSVRAFTRTFIATPVSSYSLCIVNDDLFVKDANPKETQSTFSIPVFTPSCSSWPTLCQKQQGMGQTFSTQSGMNLQWSQKXLHDSQWDYIGSHMAQGSKCERIYKFHLKSPQMYAEDAHH